One window from the genome of Engraulis encrasicolus isolate BLACKSEA-1 chromosome 16, IST_EnEncr_1.0, whole genome shotgun sequence encodes:
- the pold4 gene encoding DNA polymerase delta subunit 4 — protein sequence MPARRRLITDTFKVVKKAKNEDTHRKKAPPSPEPEPETPQLTEREMDLLELKKFDLDWRFGPCTGISRLQRWDRAAQHGLDPPLEIRDLLLDREEDPDYTHCLWRDYPL from the exons ATGCCAGCCAGACGTAGACTAATTACAGACACCTTTAAAGTGGTGAAGAAAGCAAAGAATGAGGACACCCATAGGAAGAAGGCTCCTCCATCACCAGAACCAG AGCCTGAAACACCACAGTtgacagaaagagaaatggaTCTGCTGGAACTGAAGAAGTTTGACTTGGACTGGCGGTTTGGACCGTGCACTG GTATAAGCCGGCTTCAGCGTTGGGACCGAGCGGCCCAGCATGGCCTGGATCCCCCTCTGGAGATCAGAGACCTGCTGCTGGACAGAGAGGAGGACCCAGACTACACACACTG TCTGTGGCGCGACTACCCTCTGTGA